The following nucleotide sequence is from Candidatus Zixiibacteriota bacterium.
GCGCCGAACTCGAGGTGCCGACCATCAACGGGTACGCCACCCTGAAGATCCCCCCGGGAACCCAGTCCGGCAAAGTGCTGAAGCTGCGCGGCAAAGGGATACCGCATCTGCACCAGAGCGGACGCGGTGACCAGCTGGTGCAGCTAACCGTCTGGGTCCCGACCAAACTTTCCGCCGAAGACAAGAAGCTGTTGGAGAAGCTGGAGAGTTCGGAGCAGTTCCGTCCGCCGGAAGCCAGCAAGTCGTTCTTCGACCGGCTTCGCGAAACGCTGGGAGTGTGAGCATGAACGAGGTACAACCGGATCGATATATCGAGGCGCGGATCGACGTCCCGCGCCCGGTGGCCGACGCCGTCTGCAACTACATCATCGACAATCTCACGCGCGGTATGATTCTCGAGGAGGAAGAGGGCTCCGCGATCACCGGGATTATTTTCTACCTGCCCGAGACATTCGACCCACACTACAAAGAACGGCTCACCGAATACATACAGGCCATCAGCGACGACCGCACTTTCGAGCCCACGGTCCGTGAGAAACTCATCAAAAACGTCGAGTGGGTTCAGCAATATCGTGAGTCGATACGCCCCCTCGTTGTGGCCGGCGACGTCGTTGTTCGCCCCCCGTGGGAGCAGGCTCCCGAGGGCGCGTTCATAGAAATAGTGATTGAGCCGAAGATGGCTTTCGGCACCGGGTCGCACGAAACGACCCGCTCGTGCATGGGTGTACTCCGGAGCCGGATCAGGGGCGGGGAACGGTTCCTTGATGTCGGGACCGGCTCGGGCATCCTGTCTATCCTTGCCGACAAGCTCGGTGCAGGCTATATCAAGGCGATCGACTACGACGAAGTCGCGGTGGAGAACTGCCGCGAGAATTTCGTGATCAACGACGTTTCGGCTCCCCACGAGGTCGCGCTCGGGACGATCAGCCGCGCCGATGACGACGACCCGTACGACATCGTCGTCGCCAACATCATCAAAAGCACTATTCTGCCCTGGCTGGATCGGCTGGTCGCGTTGACCGCTCGCCCCGGACTTCTGATCCTGTCCGGCCTGCTCGAATCCGATGTGCCGGAGATCACCGGCGCTCTCGCGGGGCTGCGCCAGGCCAACGTTCACGTAATCGAGGACAACGCCTGGCGCACCGTTGTCGTCGAGCGGCAGTAGCTATGACGCCTCCTGTATTTTATGCCCCGCCCGAGAATGTCGGCGACGACCAGATCGTGTTGCCGCTCGATGAGTCCCGGCACGCCCGTCAGGTGATGCGCCTGACGCCCGGAGCGATTGTCATGGTCGTTGACGGCCTCGGATCGGCGTGGCGCGGCGAGATCAGCGGCGGCGACTCGATGTCGGTCACCGTGTTCATTCACCAGCCGCTTCGCAATTTCGGCGAACCAAGCGTGCGCCTGACGCTGGCAGTCGGACTGTCTCAGGCATCCAAGCTCGACAGTATCGTCCAACGGGGCACCGAGCTCGGCGTCATCAGGTTCGTGCCGGTGATTACGGCGAAGTCGAAGGTGAAGCTGGAGGATCCGAAGCGGGCGCGTTCTCGCGTAACCCGTCTCGAGCGTGTGGCGCTGGCCGCAATGAAACAGTGCCGGCGCAGTTACCGGCCGGAGATCGCGGCGCCGCTGCCGCTGACGGACTACCTCGCCGATACTGATCCTGAGTCCGTCAGACTTGTTTTTCACCCCGCTCGAGACGCTCGGCCGCTGGGCGAGATCGGTTTCCCCGACTCGACCCGTCGGGTGACGGCGCTCACGGGTCCGGAGGCGGGCTTCGCCCCCGATGAAATCGCGCTGGCACGCGCGGCCGGCTTCGACGTGGTCGGACTCGGGCCACGGATTCTCCGTTCCGAAACGGCGGCGCCCGTGATCTGCGCCCTCATCATGGAACGTCTCGGCGAGTTCAGCTAGATCTCTGTCGTGCCGATATAGCGATTATCATGGATACCATCTATTTCGTACTGGTCGGCGTGGTCGGACTGTGTATCGGCTCGTTTTTGAACGCGCTGATCTACCGGATTCCGCGCCAGTTGTCGTTTGTCATGAACCGCTCGATCTGCCCTTCGTGCAAGGCGCAGCTCGCGTGGTATCACAACATTCCGCTCGTCAGTTACGCGGCGCTTCGCGGAAAATGCGCGTTCTGCCGCGCCCGGATTTCCGTCCGCTATCCGCTGGTGGAAGCGGCCAATGCCGCGTTGTACCTGTACTTTTACTGGCAGCTCGGTTTTGCGCCGGAGTTTTTCGTGTTTGCATACCTGTCATCGGTCCTGCTTGCGATCTTTTTCATCGATCTCGATTTTCAAATCATTCCAAACCTGTTTACGTACTCCGGAGTCGTGCTGGGACTCGCCGTTTCGTTTCTCCCGGGCGGACTGACGCCGGTCCAGTCGCTGATCGGTTTTTTGGTCGGCGGCGGGGCGCTGTACCTTATCGCCATGCTCGGTGACTGGCTGTTTAAAAAGGAGTCCATGGGTGGGGGAGATATCAAGATGGCGGCGATGCTGGGGGCTTTTCTCGGCTGGCAGCAGGTTCTCTTTGTTTTTATCGCGTCCGCCGCGATCGGCTTGCTGGTGTCTATCGTCGTGATGATGGTCTCCGCCAAAATGCGCAAAGAACGGGTCATTCCGTTCGGTCCGTTCCTTGCCGGCGCGGCGATGCTGGCGATCCTCTACGGTGACCGAATCATCGAATACTACCTCAACACCTTCGTGCGCATCCACTGATCCGGGCCGTTCCGGTTCTCAACCTTGCGGGCGACCTGTCCGACAATGGTAATAGAACCATGGCTAAACACGCTCATCGATACGAATCGGAAATCCGGCTGGGCCTGATGGCCACCGTGCTGGTGCTGGTTTTCCTGAACTTTGTCTCGCTGTTTATCATCTACCGTGCCCGGTCGACCAAGCAGGATGAAACGGCCCGATCGCTTCACGCGGCGGCCGTGGCAATCTCTCGCGTCGTGCAGGCCGGCTATCCGGCGGGGCTGCCGGAGGAGACGATCGATGCGCTCCGTCAGCAGTACACCCTCAGGGCGCTGTACCTGCTGCCGTCGCGTCCGCAGCAAAACGATCCGTCCGGACGGCGGCAATGGTTCGGATCGGTGGCGGCGCACATCCCGCAGGAGCGAATCGCCGAACTGGCGTCGAAACTCATCGACGCCGACTTCACCACGCTCACGCGCGCCGAGGACGACGAATATTACTACCTCTACCCGGTGCCGGCCCGCGCGGGGCATTCACTGCTGGTTATCTCGCGCGACGTTCCTGAACTGGCGTGGCTGGATGACGCGGGGGAGACGATCCTGATCGTCGGGCTTGCCGCTTTGGGACTGGTGGTTGTCACGATGTTGTTTCTGTACCGGGCGATCGTCGCGCCGTTTGTTGCCCTTCGCATACAGGCCGCGCAGG
It contains:
- a CDS encoding RsmE family RNA methyltransferase encodes the protein MTPPVFYAPPENVGDDQIVLPLDESRHARQVMRLTPGAIVMVVDGLGSAWRGEISGGDSMSVTVFIHQPLRNFGEPSVRLTLAVGLSQASKLDSIVQRGTELGVIRFVPVITAKSKVKLEDPKRARSRVTRLERVALAAMKQCRRSYRPEIAAPLPLTDYLADTDPESVRLVFHPARDARPLGEIGFPDSTRRVTALTGPEAGFAPDEIALARAAGFDVVGLGPRILRSETAAPVICALIMERLGEFS
- a CDS encoding prepilin peptidase, which codes for MDTIYFVLVGVVGLCIGSFLNALIYRIPRQLSFVMNRSICPSCKAQLAWYHNIPLVSYAALRGKCAFCRARISVRYPLVEAANAALYLYFYWQLGFAPEFFVFAYLSSVLLAIFFIDLDFQIIPNLFTYSGVVLGLAVSFLPGGLTPVQSLIGFLVGGGALYLIAMLGDWLFKKESMGGGDIKMAAMLGAFLGWQQVLFVFIASAAIGLLVSIVVMMVSAKMRKERVIPFGPFLAGAAMLAILYGDRIIEYYLNTFVRIH
- a CDS encoding 50S ribosomal protein L11 methyltransferase — encoded protein: MNEVQPDRYIEARIDVPRPVADAVCNYIIDNLTRGMILEEEEGSAITGIIFYLPETFDPHYKERLTEYIQAISDDRTFEPTVREKLIKNVEWVQQYRESIRPLVVAGDVVVRPPWEQAPEGAFIEIVIEPKMAFGTGSHETTRSCMGVLRSRIRGGERFLDVGTGSGILSILADKLGAGYIKAIDYDEVAVENCRENFVINDVSAPHEVALGTISRADDDDPYDIVVANIIKSTILPWLDRLVALTARPGLLILSGLLESDVPEITGALAGLRQANVHVIEDNAWRTVVVERQ